In the genome of Epinephelus lanceolatus isolate andai-2023 chromosome 18, ASM4190304v1, whole genome shotgun sequence, one region contains:
- the aspdh gene encoding aspartate dehydrogenase domain-containing protein isoform X1 has product MATSSSSQRIGVVGYGHLGQYLVERILKDGAALGLTLAFVWNRNSDKLKGVVPDELILGDLSSFSERRCDVIVEVCHPKIVKEFGCHFLSQCHFMVGSPSALSDPELNQKLRQAAQQYGRTLYVPSGALWGGQDIQRLNDSGNLKALFIRMSKHPSCFRLTGDVLSDWTEEEGRRVLFRGSVAELCPLAPNNVNTMAAAAVAAGTLGFTGVQGEIVSNTALSDYHVVEVEVTGPGGFSVNTVRRNPAKLGAVTGSATYNSFWNSLLVCKGHGGRVYLC; this is encoded by the exons ATGGCAACCAGCTCTTCCTCCCAAAGGATTGGAGTTGTAGGATATGGACATCTAG GGCAGTACCTGGTGGAGAGGATCCTTAAAGATGGAGCTGCTCTCGGTTTAACTCTGGCTTTCGTTTGGAACAGAAATTCTGACAAGCTCAAAGGTGTAGTCCCTGATGAACTCATACTTGGTGACCTATCATCCTTTTCAGAAAG GCGGTGTGATGTGATTGTAGAAGTGTGCCATCCAAAGATTGTAAAAGAATTTGggtgtcacttcctgtctcaaTGTCATTTCATG GTGGGCTCACCCTCGGCCCTCTCTGATCCTGAGCTGAACCAGAAGCTGCGTCAGGCGGCTCAGCAGTATGGAAGGACACTCTACGTCCCCAGTGGTGCATTATGGGGAGGCCAGGACATTCAAAGGCTGAATGACAGTGGGAACTTGAAG GCTTTGTTTATAAGAATGTCCAAGCACCCGTCCTGCTTCCGGCTGACAGGAGACGTCCTCTCTGACTGGACAGAGGAAGAGGGCAGGCGTGTTTTATTCAGAGGCTCAGTGGCAGAGCTGTGCCCACTTGCTCCGAACAATGTGAACACCATGGCAGCggcagcagtggcagcaggaACACTTGGCTTTACTGGTGTTCAGGGAGAGATTGTTTCCAACACAGC GTTAAGTGACTATCACGTGGTGGAGGTTGAGGTGACTGGGCCTGGTGGCTTCTCAGTCAACACAGTGAGGCGTAATCCAGCCAAACTTGGAGCTGTAACTGGCAGTGCAACATATAACTCCTTCTGGAATAGTTTACTAG TTTGCAAAGGTCATGGAGGACGAGTTTACTTGTGCTGA
- the aspdh gene encoding aspartate dehydrogenase domain-containing protein isoform X2 yields the protein MATSSSSQRIGVVGYGHLGQYLVERILKDGAALGLTLAFVWNRNSDKLKGVVPDELILGDLSSFSERRCDVIVEVCHPKIVKEFGCHFLSQCHFMVGSPSALSDPELNQKLRQAAQQYGRTLYVPSGALWGGQDIQRLNDSGNLKALFIRMSKHPSCFRLTGDVLSDWTEEEGRRVLFRGSVAELCPLAPNNVNTMAAAAVAAGTLGFTGVQGEIVSNTALSDYHVVEVEVTGPGGFSVNTVRRNPAKLGAVTGSATYNSFWNSLLAGEPGENPQ from the exons ATGGCAACCAGCTCTTCCTCCCAAAGGATTGGAGTTGTAGGATATGGACATCTAG GGCAGTACCTGGTGGAGAGGATCCTTAAAGATGGAGCTGCTCTCGGTTTAACTCTGGCTTTCGTTTGGAACAGAAATTCTGACAAGCTCAAAGGTGTAGTCCCTGATGAACTCATACTTGGTGACCTATCATCCTTTTCAGAAAG GCGGTGTGATGTGATTGTAGAAGTGTGCCATCCAAAGATTGTAAAAGAATTTGggtgtcacttcctgtctcaaTGTCATTTCATG GTGGGCTCACCCTCGGCCCTCTCTGATCCTGAGCTGAACCAGAAGCTGCGTCAGGCGGCTCAGCAGTATGGAAGGACACTCTACGTCCCCAGTGGTGCATTATGGGGAGGCCAGGACATTCAAAGGCTGAATGACAGTGGGAACTTGAAG GCTTTGTTTATAAGAATGTCCAAGCACCCGTCCTGCTTCCGGCTGACAGGAGACGTCCTCTCTGACTGGACAGAGGAAGAGGGCAGGCGTGTTTTATTCAGAGGCTCAGTGGCAGAGCTGTGCCCACTTGCTCCGAACAATGTGAACACCATGGCAGCggcagcagtggcagcaggaACACTTGGCTTTACTGGTGTTCAGGGAGAGATTGTTTCCAACACAGC GTTAAGTGACTATCACGTGGTGGAGGTTGAGGTGACTGGGCCTGGTGGCTTCTCAGTCAACACAGTGAGGCGTAATCCAGCCAAACTTGGAGCTGTAACTGGCAGTGCAACATATAACTCCTTCTGGAATAGTTTACTAG ccggagaacctggagaaaacccacaatga
- the tmem86b gene encoding lysoplasmalogenase, whose protein sequence is MDILETDAYDRRQRRNMSCALLFSLLPFFLATGLYFYLWTPDTPASITLAGVKSAPTLLLAAVVLSWNGGQSVLGVMGGLLLSAVGDCCLVWPELFLHGMGAFAVAHLLYSLTFLSSRYAAHSSSSWTRILYPILFLAGGGFYIYIYPFVQKTPNSDILIPAVGVYVALISLMGALAIRTCQTVTLLGSLSFMVSDMSLAMQIFKVTAPMEHGNTIVMVTYYLAQLLIAVGDVKAVENKDDFAKWKRS, encoded by the exons ATGGACATCCTTGAGACAGATGCCTATGACAGGCGGCAGAGAAGAAACATG TCCTGTGctctccttttttctcttttgccCTTCTTTTTGGCCACAGGTCTGTACTTCTACCTGTGGACTCCTGACACACCCGCATCCATCACGCTGGCAGGTGTCAAATCAGCACCAACCCTTCTATTGGCTGCAGTAGTGCTGAGCTGGAATGGAGGTCAGAGTGTCCTGGGTGTGATGGGAGGACTGCTCCTCTCTGCAGTTGGTGACTGCTGCCTGGTTTGGCCTGAACTTTTTCTGCATG GAATGGGTGCATTTGCTGTGGCTCATCTGCTGTACTCACTCACCTTCCTCTCCAGTCGCTACGCAGCacattcctcttcctcctggacCCGTATTCTCTATCCAATCCTGTTCCTGGCTGGCGGAGGTTTCTACATTTACATATATCCATTCGTGCAGAAGACACCAAACTCAGACATACTGATTCCAGCTGTGGGTGTCTACGTTGCCTTAATTTCTCTGATGGGGGCATTAGCCATCAGAACCTGCCAGACAGTGACACTTTTAGGAAGTTTGAGCTTCATGGTGTCTGACATGTCACTGGCTATGCAAATTTTCAAGGTGACAGCACCAATGGAGCATGGTAACACTATTGTCATGGTGACATATTATTTGGCACAGCTACTAATAGCTGTGGGCGATGTAAAGGCAGTAGAGAACAAGGACGATTTTGCAAAATGGAAGAGGTCCTAA